The following nucleotide sequence is from Candidatus Obscuribacterales bacterium.
GCTGGCTGATTCGCCGACAGCTCAATCAGTTGGATTTAATTGCAGTACTTAAAACTCGGGAGTAGCCTATGAAACTCAAGCCCGTTCTGCGACGACTGCTCTATGGTTTGGCTGGCGTAGCGATCGCCTTCCTTCTCGTCCTCTTATTTCGACCCGCCCCCGTGCCGGTTAGCGTAGCCGTGGCCCATCGTGGCCCCCTGGCCGTCACCGTTAATGAAGAGGGAAAAACTCGGGTGCGATCGCGCTATCAAGTATCCACACCGGTCGCTGGTCGGCTCTTCCGCATCGATCTAACGGCGGGGGATAGGGTGCAGCAGGGGCAAATGCTAGCCCAGATTGATCCCCTCCCCCTCGATAGCCAAGTGCAGTCTGCCCAAGCCCGCCTGCGAGAACTGCAGGCCCAGCTCGCCGGGGTTGATACCCAACGGACTAAACCGGCTGCGCTGCAGCAAGCTGAGGCCCGCATCCAGGGAGCCCAAGCCGCCCAACGCCAGGCCGAGGCCCGCATTGCTCAAGCCGAAGCAGCGCTGGAGCAGGCCCAGCGCGATCGCCAACGGGCGGATGATTTGTACCAACGGGGGGCGATCGCTCGCCAGGATTTGGAATCAGCAGAGTTGCTAGAGACCACCAGGGCTCGCGAACTAGAAGCCCTGCAGCGAGAAGCCGAAGCAGCCAGAACCGAGGTAGCAGCAGCCCAAGATACGTTGATGATTCTCCAAGCTGAGCAACAGGATCCAGATTACTTGATCGATGTTTACAGCGCCCAGATTGCTAGCGTGGAGGCAGAACTTGCCAATCTTGCCGACACCGCCGATCGCACTCGGATCACAGCACCCACCACGGGCCACATCCTGCGGGTGTTTGAGGAAAGTGCAGGCTATGTGGAGGCTGGCACAATCCTGCTAGAGCTAGGAGATCCGCAACAGCTTGAACTGGTCATTGACGTGCTGTCCACCGATGCAGTGCGCGTGCCGGTGGGTGCGCCTGTGTGGGTCGATCGCTGGGGTGGCCCCGAGCGACTCACTGCTACGGTTCGCCGCATCGAACCCTCTGCCTTCACCCAAGTTTCTGCCCTAGGGGTGGAGGAGCAGCGGGTGAATATTATTGCTGATTTTGATCAGGATGTACCCCTAGGGGATGGCTATCGCGTGGATGCTCAAATTGTAGTGTGGGAGAGTGAATCTGTTCTGCAGGTGCCTGTGAGTGCCC
It contains:
- a CDS encoding HlyD family efflux transporter periplasmic adaptor subunit gives rise to the protein MKLKPVLRRLLYGLAGVAIAFLLVLLFRPAPVPVSVAVAHRGPLAVTVNEEGKTRVRSRYQVSTPVAGRLFRIDLTAGDRVQQGQMLAQIDPLPLDSQVQSAQARLRELQAQLAGVDTQRTKPAALQQAEARIQGAQAAQRQAEARIAQAEAALEQAQRDRQRADDLYQRGAIARQDLESAELLETTRARELEALQREAEAARTEVAAAQDTLMILQAEQQDPDYLIDVYSAQIASVEAELANLADTADRTRITAPTTGHILRVFEESAGYVEAGTILLELGDPQQLELVIDVLSTDAVRVPVGAPVWVDRWGGPERLTATVRRIEPSAFTQVSALGVEEQRVNIIADFDQDVPLGDGYRVDAQIVVWESESVLQVPVSALLRCDRPSSESNTPGWCVFVVDNNRAQQRAVTIGQRSTEVEIQSGLDEGETVILHPTEQIESGRRVSS